One part of the Chryseobacterium sp. 7 genome encodes these proteins:
- a CDS encoding alpha-amylase family glycosyl hydrolase produces the protein MKKFYSVVFLLITIVVFGQINYTITPNPFNETDAVTLTVPGDQIDESAWGVSNNAIYIWSWSFDTNYQNSQDCPTNGSWNNSNDLNKLVYNAGTDSYSLTFTPTSFFGRTGIGRFGFLLKDKTGSHQTSPDIFVNVGTLSLNLTNPLANSLTTVPVGNSINITATTNVNATFQLKANGTVVNSTATPSQSYSYSYTVTQDASMELVATQGTNSKNATFILQVPRNVVSEAIPNWMRQGINYHPTDQTKVGLALYAPGKSFVHVIGSFNNWAVNDTYLMKRDTTNPDLYWIELNGITPQQLYTFQYRTNDLRKVADPYSPQILSSYDDQWISATTYPNLPAFPAGQGFEVSTFKTGQAAYNWQVTNFQRPAKEDLLVYEVLLRDFTQEKNWQSLIDKITYLKNLKINAIELMPIMEFEGNLSWGYNTSFHYALDKAYGTPEKFKEFVDLCHQNGIAVILDVAFNHATGRSPLVRLWNIDPDGDGYGDVAANNPYFNQVPKHSYNVFNDFNHTSPSTQYYVERCLQQWLTEYHIDGFRWDLTKGFTQSCSENDETCTNAYQQDRVDIMKHYADRQWALDPNSYMIFEHLGTDAEEQQWANYRIAEGKGVMLWNKQTDPYNQNTMGYQENSNYDRMSHSLHGFTNMSAVGYGESHDEERLMFKNLTYGATNGSYNVKDLNTALERMKTFGATFFTIPGPKMIWQFGELGYEFSINRCANGTIDSGCRTDEKPIAFTLGYDTNANRKAVYDTWAKIINIRNSHPVFKSKTYSIESNNLTNDPNGLITRIYVYDTSIATGTKNVVVLANYTTSVQNVVPYFPYTGQWQNLMDDSISNVVSTTAPITLQPGEFRIFGNYAGALSAADTNAANKLSLQIADNPVKNGVAQLVFSKAKNGEILIFDMTGKKLDSFKLDKENGIYEAKISYPAGTYLVQLKSDTGIAIQKMIIK, from the coding sequence ATGAAAAAATTTTATTCCGTTGTTTTTCTGCTGATTACAATTGTTGTTTTTGGGCAGATCAATTACACCATTACCCCTAATCCATTCAATGAAACAGATGCTGTAACGCTTACCGTTCCGGGAGATCAGATTGACGAATCTGCATGGGGAGTTTCCAATAATGCCATTTATATCTGGAGCTGGTCTTTTGATACCAATTATCAGAACAGCCAGGATTGTCCTACGAATGGCAGCTGGAACAACTCCAATGATTTGAATAAGCTGGTTTATAACGCCGGAACAGACAGCTATTCACTTACTTTTACACCAACTTCTTTCTTCGGAAGAACAGGGATCGGAAGGTTCGGGTTTTTATTGAAAGATAAAACAGGATCTCATCAGACCTCACCTGATATTTTTGTAAACGTAGGGACTTTAAGCTTAAATCTTACCAATCCACTGGCGAATAGCCTTACCACAGTTCCTGTGGGGAATTCCATTAATATTACGGCTACAACCAATGTCAATGCAACATTTCAGTTAAAAGCCAATGGAACGGTTGTAAATTCTACTGCAACTCCTTCACAATCCTATTCTTACAGTTACACAGTCACTCAGGATGCCAGTATGGAGCTTGTTGCAACACAGGGAACCAATTCTAAAAATGCAACATTTATTTTACAGGTTCCGAGAAATGTGGTTTCTGAAGCAATACCCAACTGGATGAGACAGGGAATCAATTATCACCCGACAGATCAGACCAAAGTGGGACTCGCACTATATGCTCCGGGGAAAAGCTTTGTACATGTCATCGGCAGTTTTAACAACTGGGCGGTGAATGATACTTATTTAATGAAAAGAGATACTACAAATCCCGATTTGTATTGGATAGAACTTAATGGAATTACTCCTCAGCAGTTATATACTTTCCAATATAGAACCAATGATTTGAGAAAAGTAGCAGATCCTTATTCACCACAGATTTTATCATCTTATGACGATCAATGGATTTCGGCAACTACTTATCCAAATTTACCTGCATTTCCTGCCGGGCAGGGTTTTGAAGTTTCAACATTTAAAACAGGTCAGGCTGCTTACAACTGGCAGGTCACCAATTTTCAGAGACCAGCAAAAGAAGATCTGTTAGTCTATGAAGTATTATTGAGAGACTTTACACAGGAAAAGAACTGGCAGTCACTGATTGATAAAATTACTTATTTAAAAAATTTAAAAATCAATGCCATAGAATTAATGCCGATCATGGAATTTGAAGGAAATCTTTCCTGGGGATACAATACTTCCTTCCATTATGCATTGGATAAAGCGTATGGAACTCCGGAAAAATTCAAAGAATTTGTAGATCTGTGCCACCAAAACGGGATTGCGGTGATTCTGGATGTCGCGTTTAATCATGCTACCGGGCGTTCTCCTTTGGTAAGACTTTGGAATATAGATCCGGATGGAGACGGTTATGGAGATGTGGCTGCGAATAACCCTTACTTCAATCAGGTTCCGAAACATTCCTACAATGTATTCAATGATTTTAACCATACAAGTCCTTCAACGCAGTATTACGTTGAAAGATGTCTTCAGCAATGGCTGACTGAATATCACATAGACGGATTCCGTTGGGATTTAACAAAAGGATTCACTCAAAGCTGTTCCGAAAACGACGAAACATGTACCAATGCCTATCAGCAGGACAGAGTGGATATCATGAAACACTACGCAGACAGACAGTGGGCTCTGGATCCGAACTCATACATGATCTTCGAGCACCTTGGAACAGATGCAGAAGAGCAGCAATGGGCGAACTACAGAATTGCAGAAGGAAAAGGTGTTATGCTTTGGAATAAACAGACAGATCCTTACAATCAGAATACAATGGGCTATCAGGAAAATAGCAATTATGACCGCATGAGCCACAGCCTTCACGGCTTTACCAATATGAGTGCTGTAGGCTATGGAGAAAGCCATGATGAAGAAAGACTGATGTTTAAAAATCTTACATATGGAGCTACTAATGGAAGCTATAATGTGAAAGACCTGAATACTGCTCTTGAAAGAATGAAAACTTTCGGTGCAACTTTCTTTACCATTCCCGGTCCGAAAATGATCTGGCAGTTTGGTGAATTAGGATATGAATTCAGCATCAACAGATGTGCGAATGGTACTATCGACAGCGGTTGTAGAACAGATGAGAAACCTATCGCGTTTACTTTAGGATATGATACGAATGCGAACAGAAAAGCTGTTTACGATACCTGGGCTAAAATCATCAATATCAGAAACAGTCATCCGGTTTTTAAATCTAAAACGTACAGTATAGAATCCAATAACCTTACGAATGATCCTAATGGTCTGATCACAAGAATTTACGTGTATGATACGTCTATTGCAACAGGAACTAAGAATGTAGTAGTATTAGCCAATTACACCACTTCTGTGCAAAATGTAGTACCTTATTTCCCTTACACAGGCCAATGGCAGAATCTGATGGACGACAGTATCTCAAATGTAGTCTCCACAACAGCTCCGATTACTCTACAGCCTGGAGAATTCAGAATCTTTGGAAATTATGCAGGTGCTTTGTCAGCAGCAGATACCAATGCAGCCAACAAATTATCCCTTCAGATTGCAGATAATCCGGTAAAAAATGGAGTTGCCCAATTAGTTTTCAGTAAAGCTAAAAACGGAGAGATTTTAATTTTTGATATGACTGGTAAAAAGCTTGATTCATTCAAACTGGATAAAGAAAACGGGATTTATGAAGCGAAAATCAGTTATCCGGCAGGAACTTATCTGGTACAGCTGAAATCAGACACAGGAATAGCCATTCAAAAGATGATCATTAAATAA
- a CDS encoding T9SS type A sorting domain-containing protein — protein MFKDLHFAIQKIRTGLALLTLAGSCMYAQQWENVGGVQDVSAAGSSFNNLVIDNSGNYYLSYYDVSVAKGSVQKFNGSSWSYLGGTAGVTTGTATYNSLSVSPNGNSIYYTNQLGYPGSGMEVRLYTGSLWSQLPNATESSVNYQASAVSSDNIIFTYGSYGSGTVKRYFGGAWEQVGNAGFSGGAEFAEMVIGTNNMVYTCNVSGGLKVYQNSTDANSTQNWTLVGGAAADASSSGEQYNADIALDGSNRIYVAYVSNSGGGRKVNVKKFDGNSWVQVGNANFSDGRVQHVALAVTGSGTPYVVASRFENDNFLRNTVYKLDDSQNWVPFGGDFVSDGEAKYNDLAVDKAQNYLVLAYSDTTTKVKRISLNLNPQTCSNTDPGANAGDIGCISFMYRGQQVAYTTVRGSDGKIWLQQNLGSAQVASSMADANSYGDLFQWGRWDDGHQLRNSQVVQAPSPNTPEGTSITAGGYIAGSPAWWAGFSGGDTWNGASVADVNASVGVDPCKAIGPDWKMPSQADWTTLVGAESIASPTTAYNSHLKLPAGGFRSSSDGNFTYVGQRGYFWSSDTSSSGGKYLYIGTTIANPSAGAMRGQGASVRCIKPTSSLSTSDIKLNKAVVGMYPNPTKGILMVKSDAAIEKVNVTNAVGQRMNVQFSDNQINMTELPSGLYIVELKLKNGQIVSKKIIKD, from the coding sequence ATGTTTAAAGATTTACATTTTGCAATACAGAAAATAAGAACGGGATTAGCACTGCTAACCCTTGCTGGAAGCTGTATGTATGCACAGCAATGGGAAAATGTAGGAGGCGTTCAGGATGTATCTGCAGCAGGAAGCAGTTTTAATAATCTTGTTATTGATAACTCAGGAAATTACTATCTGTCATATTATGATGTTTCAGTAGCAAAAGGTTCTGTTCAGAAATTCAACGGAAGCTCATGGTCTTACTTAGGCGGAACGGCCGGAGTTACTACGGGAACAGCCACTTACAACTCATTATCTGTAAGCCCTAATGGGAACAGTATTTATTATACAAACCAGCTTGGTTATCCGGGTTCAGGGATGGAAGTACGTTTATATACAGGATCATTGTGGTCTCAACTTCCTAATGCTACAGAAAGTTCTGTAAATTACCAGGCTTCTGCGGTATCCTCTGATAATATTATATTCACTTATGGATCTTATGGTTCGGGAACAGTAAAAAGATATTTTGGAGGAGCATGGGAGCAAGTAGGAAATGCAGGCTTCTCAGGAGGCGCTGAATTTGCTGAAATGGTTATCGGAACCAATAATATGGTCTATACCTGTAATGTTTCCGGAGGGCTGAAAGTGTATCAAAACAGTACAGATGCCAATTCTACACAAAACTGGACTTTAGTAGGCGGAGCTGCTGCAGATGCTTCATCATCAGGAGAGCAGTACAACGCTGATATTGCATTAGATGGATCCAATAGAATTTATGTAGCCTATGTATCCAACTCAGGAGGAGGAAGAAAAGTGAATGTTAAAAAATTTGACGGAAACTCATGGGTACAGGTTGGAAATGCCAACTTTTCTGATGGAAGAGTACAGCACGTTGCTTTAGCGGTAACCGGATCCGGGACACCTTATGTGGTAGCCAGCCGTTTTGAAAATGATAATTTCCTGAGAAATACTGTTTATAAATTAGACGATTCACAAAACTGGGTTCCTTTTGGAGGAGATTTTGTTTCGGATGGTGAGGCAAAATACAATGATCTTGCAGTAGATAAAGCACAGAATTACCTTGTTTTGGCTTATTCTGACACTACAACAAAAGTTAAAAGAATTTCTCTGAACTTAAATCCTCAGACTTGCAGCAATACAGATCCCGGAGCCAATGCAGGTGATATTGGATGTATAAGCTTTATGTATCGTGGTCAGCAGGTTGCTTATACTACGGTAAGAGGATCAGACGGAAAAATATGGCTTCAGCAGAATCTGGGAAGTGCACAGGTAGCTTCATCAATGGCTGATGCCAACTCATACGGAGATCTTTTCCAATGGGGAAGATGGGATGACGGGCACCAGCTTAGAAATTCTCAGGTAGTACAGGCGCCATCACCTAACACACCGGAAGGAACAAGCATAACTGCAGGTGGTTATATTGCAGGCTCTCCGGCATGGTGGGCAGGTTTTTCTGGTGGAGATACATGGAACGGAGCATCCGTTGCAGATGTAAATGCATCCGTAGGAGTAGATCCTTGTAAAGCCATTGGACCAGACTGGAAAATGCCATCTCAGGCAGACTGGACCACTTTAGTAGGAGCTGAAAGTATTGCCAGCCCAACAACGGCTTATAACAGCCATCTTAAATTACCGGCAGGAGGATTCAGAAGCTCAAGTGATGGTAACTTTACGTATGTAGGACAAAGAGGATATTTTTGGAGTTCTGATACCTCAAGCTCAGGAGGAAAATATCTGTATATCGGGACTACTATTGCCAATCCATCAGCTGGTGCTATGAGAGGGCAGGGAGCATCCGTAAGATGCATCAAGCCTACATCTTCTTTAAGCACATCTGATATTAAATTAAATAAAGCTGTTGTAGGAATGTACCCTAATCCTACAAAAGGAATTCTGATGGTAAAATCTGACGCAGCGATTGAAAAAGTAAACGTTACCAATGCAGTAGGGCAAAGAATGAATGTACAGTTCTCGGATAATCAGATCAACATGACTGAACTTCCCTCAGGATTATACATCGTAGAATTGAAATTAAAGAACGGGCAGATTGTTTCTAAAAAGATTATAAAAGATTAA
- a CDS encoding helix-turn-helix transcriptional regulator has product MRNQYKSGLLFRSEDIKIIMQEDLCPDQSFKSHMLEGRSSFNLIFMLSDSINLEAHDCGTKFQFKKNQYILHYSPKESVAELWTENQEILRYLQIQINYQYIFNLINPELNHENAEILENMIHNNFIFLHKETPPDMTVEMHMIVKEILGYTKKGIMQKLFIEAKIIKLLILIFEQFNEKNTLESTPKIPEIIRKFIDENYHRNIKAEEIGKYIGLNQNIIRKEFKAQYHTTIAHYISELRMLKAKKLITDKEIMIKEIAIECGYEYLQNFTRAFKKKFGVSPESLRNNK; this is encoded by the coding sequence ATGAGGAATCAATATAAAAGTGGACTTTTGTTCAGATCCGAAGACATCAAAATCATCATGCAGGAAGACCTGTGCCCTGACCAATCCTTCAAATCTCATATGCTGGAAGGGAGGTCCAGTTTTAATCTTATTTTCATGTTGAGTGATAGCATTAATTTAGAGGCTCATGACTGCGGTACTAAATTTCAATTCAAGAAAAATCAATACATCCTCCATTATTCACCAAAAGAAAGTGTTGCGGAATTATGGACAGAAAATCAGGAAATTTTGAGGTATCTTCAGATTCAGATTAATTACCAATATATTTTTAACCTCATCAATCCTGAGCTAAATCATGAGAATGCTGAAATTCTGGAAAATATGATTCATAATAATTTCATTTTCCTTCATAAAGAAACGCCGCCGGACATGACGGTTGAAATGCATATGATTGTAAAGGAGATTCTGGGTTATACCAAAAAAGGGATCATGCAGAAATTATTTATAGAAGCAAAGATCATCAAACTTCTTATTTTAATTTTTGAGCAGTTCAATGAGAAAAACACATTGGAATCTACTCCAAAGATACCGGAAATCATCAGAAAATTTATTGATGAAAATTACCACAGAAATATAAAAGCAGAAGAGATTGGAAAGTATATAGGTTTGAATCAAAATATCATCAGAAAGGAATTCAAGGCTCAGTATCATACAACGATAGCTCATTATATATCAGAGCTCAGAATGCTGAAAGCAAAAAAGCTGATTACCGATAAAGAAATTATGATCAAAGAAATTGCTATTGAGTGTGGTTATGAATACCTGCAGAATTTTACACGGGCTTTTAAAAAGAAATTTGGAGTGTCTCCGGAAAGTCTGAGGAATAATAAATAG